In Halobacillus amylolyticus, the following proteins share a genomic window:
- the tkt gene encoding transketolase, with protein sequence MASSLEQTSINTIRTLTIDAVEKAQSGHPGMPMGAAPMAYTLWTKFMNHNPGNSHWFNRDRFVLSAGHGSMLLYSLLHLSGYNVTIDDIKSFRQWDSKTPGHPEVHHTDGVEATTGPLGQGISMATGMAMAEAHLAAKYNREQYNVVDHYTFAICGDGDLMEGVSQESASLAGHLGLGKLVVLYDSNDISLDGDLDRSFSESVEKRYEAYGWQVIRVEDGTNTEDISKAIEQAKQNTEQPTMIEVKTVIGYGSPNKSGKSASHGAPLGEEEVTAAKQHYSWEHEPFQVPEEVYEDFKKKVQANGEDKEAQWNDLMKQYKESYPELGKELEQAINGELPEGWQDSLPTFTAEDSPATRAASGKVINSLSEVVPYFFGGSADLAGSNKTAVEGEEDFSRENYAGRNIWFGVREFAMACALNGMALHGGLKVYAGTFFVFSDYLRPALRLSAIMNLPVNYVFTHDSVAVGEDGPTHEPVEQLASLRAVPNLSLIRPADGNETSAAWRIALESNTTPTALVLTRQGLPTLEGTSEKAYEGVKHGAYILSDSDKQTPDGILLASGSEVQLAVQAQSELKTKGYDVRVVSIPSFDRFNNQSREYQEKILPNAVRNRLAVEMGASFGWERYVGLDGSIIGIDTFGASAPGETVIKNYGFTVENVVKHAESLMNK encoded by the coding sequence ATGGCTTCAAGCCTTGAACAAACATCTATTAATACTATCCGAACACTTACTATTGATGCAGTTGAAAAAGCGCAATCAGGTCATCCAGGGATGCCCATGGGAGCGGCCCCAATGGCTTACACCCTTTGGACAAAATTTATGAACCACAATCCAGGAAATTCACACTGGTTTAACCGTGATCGTTTTGTTTTATCAGCAGGTCATGGATCAATGCTGTTATACAGCTTGCTGCACCTTTCAGGATATAACGTAACGATAGATGATATTAAATCGTTCCGTCAATGGGATTCAAAAACACCCGGTCACCCAGAGGTTCATCATACAGACGGTGTGGAAGCAACCACTGGACCATTAGGCCAGGGAATTTCAATGGCAACAGGAATGGCTATGGCAGAGGCACATCTAGCGGCTAAATATAATCGTGAACAATACAACGTCGTTGATCACTACACTTTCGCGATTTGTGGCGATGGTGATTTAATGGAAGGCGTATCTCAAGAATCCGCTTCCTTAGCAGGTCACTTAGGCTTAGGGAAATTAGTCGTGCTTTATGATTCTAATGATATTTCATTGGATGGGGATCTTGATCGTTCTTTTAGTGAAAGTGTTGAGAAACGTTATGAAGCTTATGGCTGGCAAGTCATTCGTGTAGAAGATGGAACGAATACAGAAGATATTAGCAAAGCCATTGAACAAGCAAAACAAAACACCGAACAGCCGACAATGATTGAAGTTAAAACAGTGATCGGTTATGGCTCACCTAATAAATCTGGTAAGTCTGCTTCTCATGGGGCACCGCTCGGAGAAGAAGAGGTTACAGCAGCGAAACAACATTATAGCTGGGAACATGAACCGTTCCAAGTTCCTGAAGAAGTATATGAAGATTTCAAAAAGAAAGTACAAGCGAATGGTGAAGATAAAGAAGCACAGTGGAATGATTTAATGAAACAGTACAAGGAATCATATCCTGAACTTGGTAAAGAATTGGAACAAGCCATTAATGGCGAACTTCCTGAAGGATGGCAAGACAGCCTGCCAACATTTACTGCAGAGGATAGCCCGGCAACACGTGCAGCCTCAGGAAAGGTCATTAATTCATTATCCGAAGTTGTACCTTACTTCTTTGGTGGAAGTGCCGATCTTGCCGGCTCCAATAAAACGGCGGTAGAAGGAGAAGAGGACTTCTCACGTGAAAATTATGCAGGTCGTAATATTTGGTTTGGTGTCCGTGAGTTTGCCATGGCTTGTGCGCTAAACGGTATGGCACTGCATGGTGGGTTAAAAGTTTATGCTGGTACGTTCTTTGTTTTCAGTGATTACCTCCGTCCAGCCTTGCGTTTATCTGCTATTATGAATCTGCCTGTAAACTATGTATTTACGCATGACTCTGTAGCTGTTGGCGAGGATGGGCCTACTCATGAGCCTGTTGAACAACTGGCTTCCCTAAGAGCCGTGCCAAACCTTTCCTTAATTCGTCCTGCAGACGGAAATGAAACAAGTGCAGCCTGGAGAATTGCTCTTGAGTCAAATACAACTCCAACAGCACTTGTACTGACTCGCCAGGGCTTGCCGACACTTGAAGGTACAAGTGAAAAAGCTTACGAGGGAGTGAAACATGGGGCATACATTCTAAGTGATTCCGATAAACAAACACCTGATGGGATCTTGCTGGCCTCGGGATCTGAAGTACAGCTAGCTGTACAAGCACAATCAGAACTCAAGACCAAAGGTTATGATGTACGAGTGGTAAGTATTCCATCATTCGATCGTTTTAATAATCAATCAAGAGAATATCAAGAAAAAATATTGCCGAATGCAGTGAGAAACCGTCTTGCGGTTGAAATGGGTGCATCTTTTGGCTGGGAGCGTTATGTCGGCCTTGATGGCTCTATCATCGGCATCGATACATTCGGCGCGTCCGCTCCAGGAGAGACTGTCATTAAAAATTATGGCTTTACCGTAGAAAATGTAGTCAAACACGCGGAAAGCTTAATGAATAAATAA
- a CDS encoding DUF896 domain-containing protein gives MLADEKLKRINELANKSKGEGLNKAEKTEQQELRQEYLKNVRKSFKNQLKGMTVVDPNGKDVTPKKLKEMQENEKKH, from the coding sequence ATGTTAGCAGATGAAAAACTGAAACGAATTAATGAATTAGCTAATAAATCTAAAGGTGAAGGTTTAAATAAAGCTGAAAAGACGGAGCAGCAAGAACTTCGTCAAGAATATTTAAAGAATGTTCGTAAATCCTTTAAAAATCAGTTGAAAGGTATGACTGTTGTGGACCCAAACGGGAAGGACGTTACACCGAAAAAGCTGAAAGAAATGCAGGAAAATGAAAAAAAACATTAA
- a CDS encoding YneB family resolvase-like protein codes for MKAILYCRVSTEKEAQVSSLKRQRTELMAMAEHQSIEVVDCIEEQASGYDIEREGVFRLLDHFSNGKADVLIIQDETRLGRGNTKIALFHQLQKLDVRIYSLSHEGELQFSESDSMVLQIVGVVEEYQRKIHNMKIRRGMKKAVESGYDPSKNLSNQHLAPGRARVDFPVEEVVRLRNNKLTFNEIAATLRGLGYDVSKATVHRRYQEFITLEKQQKNR; via the coding sequence ATGAAAGCAATTCTCTATTGCCGTGTAAGCACGGAGAAAGAAGCACAAGTTTCTTCATTAAAAAGACAACGGACTGAATTAATGGCGATGGCCGAACACCAATCAATCGAAGTGGTAGATTGTATTGAAGAGCAAGCAAGCGGATATGATATTGAACGTGAAGGGGTCTTCCGCTTGCTGGACCATTTTTCAAATGGAAAAGCAGATGTTCTTATTATTCAAGATGAGACGAGATTGGGCAGAGGAAATACCAAAATTGCACTTTTTCATCAACTTCAAAAGCTGGATGTTCGTATCTATTCGTTATCACACGAAGGGGAACTGCAATTTTCTGAATCGGATTCCATGGTGCTGCAGATTGTAGGAGTTGTTGAAGAATACCAGCGCAAAATACATAATATGAAGATTAGGCGAGGGATGAAGAAGGCCGTTGAGAGTGGATACGATCCATCTAAGAACTTATCGAATCAACATCTTGCTCCCGGCAGAGCACGGGTTGATTTTCCAGTTGAAGAAGTTGTTCGCTTAAGAAACAACAAACTAACCTTTAACGAGATCGCAGCGACACTAAGAGGACTGGGTTACGATGTCTCTAAGGCTACTGTGCATCGTCGATACCAAGAGTTCATTACGCTTGAAAAACAACAGAAAAATAGGTAA
- the lexA gene encoding transcriptional repressor LexA yields the protein MNKLSKRQQAILDFIKEQVLLKGYPPSVREIGQSVGLASSSTVHGHLSRLEKKGYLRRDPTKPRAIEVIDLEENQSVPRTEAFYAPVIGKVTAGSPITAIENIEEYVPLPDSLAGSDDNTFVLVVQGDSMIEAGILNGDMVIVRHQQTAENGDIVVAMTEDEEATVKRFFKEKKHIRLQPENATMEPIILNDVSILGKVVGLYRTVH from the coding sequence ATGAATAAACTTTCGAAACGTCAACAAGCAATACTAGACTTTATTAAAGAGCAAGTCTTACTAAAGGGGTACCCCCCATCCGTAAGAGAAATCGGACAATCCGTCGGGCTTGCTTCGAGTTCAACCGTGCACGGACACCTTTCCCGCTTAGAAAAAAAAGGCTACCTTCGACGGGACCCTACGAAACCCCGAGCGATAGAAGTCATTGATTTAGAGGAGAACCAAAGCGTTCCCCGCACCGAAGCATTTTACGCACCGGTAATAGGTAAAGTTACGGCTGGCTCCCCCATTACAGCAATAGAAAATATCGAGGAATACGTCCCTCTTCCTGACTCATTAGCAGGGTCAGATGACAATACGTTTGTTTTAGTTGTACAAGGTGATAGTATGATTGAAGCGGGTATCCTGAATGGAGATATGGTGATCGTTCGCCATCAACAGACAGCCGAGAACGGGGATATTGTTGTGGCTATGACAGAGGATGAGGAAGCCACAGTGAAGCGTTTTTTCAAAGAAAAGAAGCATATTCGACTACAGCCTGAAAATGCAACCATGGAACCGATTATATTAAATGATGTTTCAATACTAGGTAAAGTAGTCGGTCTTTACCGCACCGTTCATTAA
- a CDS encoding YjcZ family sporulation protein has product MSYGNYGSGFALIVVLFILLIIVGTGFNRGGYGGGFGGGF; this is encoded by the coding sequence ATGAGTTACGGCAATTACGGATCAGGATTTGCCTTGATCGTGGTTCTTTTCATTCTTTTGATCATCGTAGGTACTGGCTTTAACCGCGGTGGATACGGTGGTGGATTTGGTGGAGGTTTTTAA
- the glnA gene encoding type I glutamate--ammonia ligase, whose product MGFTREEIFKKIDEENVKFVRLQFTDMLGTIKNVEIPVSQVDKALDGMMMFDGSSIEGFVRIEESDMYLVPDLDTFVVFPWSSEKGKVARFICDIYNPDMTPFEGCPRYNLKRNLKKMEELGFSAFNIGTEPEFFLFKLDVNGEPTMELNDKGGYFDLAPTDLGENCRRDIVLELEEMGFEIEASHHEVAPGQHEIDFKYSDAVKHCDDIQTFKLAVKTIARQHGLHATFMPKPLFGVNGSGMHANMSLFTEDGNAFFDENGKEQLSDVAYQFTAGIVKHATNFTAVTNPTINSYKRLVPGYEAPCYVAWSGQNRSPLVRVPTSRGLSTRIEVRSVDPAANPYMAMAVLLAAGLDGVENKLEAPAPVDRNIYVMDKREREAHGVKDLPATLSDALLELQSDEVMVKALGEHLFEHFIEAKEIEWDMFRTQVHPWEREQYLQTY is encoded by the coding sequence ATGGGATTCACGAGAGAAGAAATTTTCAAGAAGATTGACGAGGAAAATGTAAAGTTTGTCCGTTTGCAATTCACGGATATGCTAGGCACGATTAAAAATGTTGAAATACCAGTAAGTCAAGTAGATAAAGCTCTTGATGGAATGATGATGTTTGATGGTTCGTCCATCGAAGGATTTGTTCGTATTGAAGAATCAGACATGTACTTAGTACCAGACCTTGATACATTTGTTGTCTTCCCGTGGTCATCTGAAAAAGGTAAGGTAGCACGCTTTATTTGTGATATTTATAACCCTGATATGACACCATTTGAAGGATGTCCACGTTACAATCTAAAGCGTAATTTAAAGAAAATGGAAGAACTAGGTTTCTCGGCCTTTAATATCGGAACAGAGCCTGAATTTTTCCTTTTCAAGCTGGATGTAAATGGCGAACCAACGATGGAACTTAATGATAAAGGCGGGTATTTTGATTTAGCACCAACAGACTTAGGTGAAAATTGCCGTCGTGATATTGTGCTTGAGCTTGAAGAGATGGGTTTTGAAATCGAAGCTTCTCACCATGAAGTGGCTCCGGGACAACATGAGATCGATTTCAAATATTCTGATGCAGTAAAACACTGCGACGATATTCAAACTTTTAAGCTGGCAGTTAAGACCATTGCACGCCAGCATGGATTACATGCAACCTTTATGCCTAAACCATTGTTTGGTGTGAACGGATCTGGTATGCATGCCAACATGTCACTATTCACTGAGGATGGCAATGCCTTTTTTGATGAAAATGGAAAAGAGCAGTTATCTGATGTCGCTTATCAATTTACAGCCGGAATTGTAAAGCATGCGACTAACTTCACAGCCGTAACCAACCCGACTATCAATTCCTATAAGCGTCTTGTACCTGGTTACGAAGCACCTTGTTATGTTGCTTGGTCAGGTCAAAACCGTAGTCCACTCGTTCGTGTGCCGACATCTCGCGGGTTAAGCACGCGTATTGAAGTGCGTAGTGTTGACCCTGCGGCAAACCCATACATGGCTATGGCAGTGCTGCTTGCTGCTGGTCTTGATGGTGTTGAGAACAAGCTTGAGGCACCAGCACCAGTTGATCGTAACATCTATGTAATGGACAAAAGAGAGCGTGAAGCCCACGGCGTTAAGGATCTGCCTGCAACACTTTCTGATGCACTTCTTGAGCTGCAATCAGATGAAGTCATGGTAAAAGCGCTTGGAGAGCACTTGTTTGAACACTTTATTGAAGCGAAAGAAATAGAGTGGGATATGTTCCGTACTCAGGTACATCCATGGGAGCGCGAGCAATATCTACAAACTTATTAA
- a CDS encoding MerR family transcriptional regulator — protein MSDEVRRSMPLFPMGIVQSLTDLSARQIRYYEKHQLVNPVRSNGNQRLFSFNDVDRLLEIKALIEKGVNMAGIKQVLTLTHQPENEPYSGDQMEEVHNELTDKELRRMLQRELFTAGRQGKASIRQGELSRFFH, from the coding sequence ATGAGTGATGAAGTTCGTCGTTCGATGCCGTTGTTCCCGATGGGGATTGTACAATCCTTGACTGATCTTTCAGCCCGGCAAATCAGGTATTACGAAAAGCATCAGTTAGTTAATCCAGTTAGATCAAACGGCAATCAACGGCTTTTTTCCTTTAATGATGTTGATCGTTTGCTTGAGATTAAAGCGCTTATTGAAAAGGGCGTGAATATGGCTGGAATTAAACAGGTGCTTACGCTTACCCATCAGCCGGAGAATGAGCCATACAGTGGAGACCAAATGGAAGAAGTTCATAATGAACTCACTGACAAAGAGCTTCGCCGTATGTTACAGCGAGAACTGTTCACCGCGGGAAGGCAAGGGAAGGCAAGTATAAGACAGGGAGAATTATCACGATTCTTCCACTAA
- a CDS encoding methionine gamma-lyase family protein translates to MNELVSAVEEQIRSQHENVQALVEKNQRKVLDAFQKLKVSDSHFNPTTGYGYDDFGRDTLEELYAEIFKAEDALVRHQLISGTHAITTALFGVLRPWDELVYITGEPYDTLEEVIGKQGGEDKGSLTDFGVTYQAIPLKNNQEIDQPKVEAAISERTKVVAIQRSKGYADRPSFSIEEIGKMIAFVRSIKEDVIIFVDNCYGEFVEENEPIEVGADLIAGSLIKNPGGGIARIGGYIAGRGDLIELCGNRLTAPGLGKETGASLNTLQEMYQGIFLAPNVVGEALKGAIFTAKLLETLGFKTTPSYHAKRTDLIQSVNFDTDEQLVRFCQAIQAASPINSHVKPHPSPMPGYDSDVIMAAGTFIQGASLELTADGPLRPPYTAFVQGGLTYAHVKIAVSQAVQQLN, encoded by the coding sequence ATGAACGAACTAGTGTCAGCTGTAGAAGAACAAATTCGCTCGCAGCATGAAAACGTACAAGCCTTAGTTGAGAAAAATCAGCGAAAAGTATTAGACGCGTTTCAAAAGCTTAAGGTGTCAGACTCGCATTTTAACCCCACCACAGGTTATGGATATGACGACTTCGGCAGAGATACTTTAGAGGAATTATATGCTGAAATTTTTAAAGCGGAAGATGCTTTAGTCAGACACCAGCTCATTTCAGGAACTCACGCCATTACAACGGCGTTGTTTGGTGTGTTGCGTCCGTGGGATGAGCTGGTGTATATTACTGGTGAACCGTATGATACGCTCGAGGAAGTTATCGGAAAACAAGGTGGAGAAGATAAGGGTTCGTTAACGGATTTTGGCGTGACCTATCAAGCGATCCCTTTAAAAAATAATCAAGAGATTGATCAGCCTAAAGTAGAGGCTGCTATCTCAGAACGTACAAAGGTTGTCGCCATCCAAAGGTCCAAAGGTTATGCGGATCGTCCTTCTTTTTCAATCGAGGAAATAGGGAAGATGATCGCTTTTGTCAGGTCAATAAAAGAAGATGTCATCATCTTTGTCGATAACTGCTACGGCGAATTCGTTGAGGAGAATGAGCCGATTGAAGTTGGAGCGGATTTGATTGCTGGATCGCTGATTAAGAATCCAGGTGGCGGGATCGCTAGGATAGGTGGGTATATCGCAGGTAGAGGGGATTTAATCGAACTGTGCGGAAATCGCTTAACAGCTCCTGGACTAGGAAAAGAAACGGGGGCTAGTTTGAATACTTTACAGGAAATGTACCAAGGTATTTTTCTGGCCCCGAATGTTGTCGGAGAAGCATTAAAAGGAGCGATTTTTACCGCTAAATTGCTGGAAACTCTTGGTTTTAAAACAACACCAAGTTATCATGCTAAGCGAACAGATTTGATCCAATCTGTAAACTTCGATACGGATGAGCAGCTGGTCCGTTTCTGCCAAGCTATCCAAGCGGCGTCGCCGATCAACTCCCATGTAAAGCCACATCCAAGCCCGATGCCTGGTTATGATAGTGATGTTATTATGGCCGCGGGAACTTTTATTCAAGGTGCGAGTCTCGAATTGACAGCAGATGGTCCGCTGCGCCCTCCTTATACCGCCTTTGTTCAAGGTGGGCTCACGTATGCTCACGTTAAAATCGCTGTCTCACAGGCAGTGCAACAATTAAATTAA
- the hflX gene encoding GTPase HflX has protein sequence MKEQVVLVARRDPAQQEERFTSSLQELKSLTETAGGEVCKVMIQKRERIHPATYIGEGKLSEIKEEIDESEAEIVVYNDELSPGQLRNISDRLERRVIDRSQLILDIFASRARTKEGKLQVELAQLQYLLPRLAGQGTELSRLGGGIGTRGPGETKLESDRRHIQRRIDDIKRRLQTVVKQRNQYRKRREDNYAFQIAIVGYTNAGKSTFFNKVTDSDSFEEDLLFATLDPLTRQVSLPSGFKALISDTVGFIQDLPTTLIAAFRSTLEEVTEADFIIHMVDASHPDHEEQEKTVGKLLRDLQADHLPTLTVYNKKDLLRDDFIPSTFPSLSVSVHDRIDIKRILDKVEEVLKEEWYEYSLFIPASQGKRLQQFKSGSIVTTIKFHEDREGYALHGYIHPEHPLKNKILQ, from the coding sequence ATGAAAGAACAAGTCGTCTTAGTCGCTAGAAGAGATCCTGCGCAGCAGGAAGAAAGGTTCACTTCCTCGCTTCAGGAGCTTAAATCGTTAACCGAAACAGCCGGGGGCGAAGTATGCAAAGTGATGATTCAAAAACGGGAACGCATTCACCCCGCCACGTATATTGGTGAAGGAAAACTGTCAGAGATCAAGGAAGAAATCGATGAAAGTGAAGCAGAAATCGTTGTCTATAATGATGAATTGTCACCGGGGCAGTTAAGAAATATTTCCGATCGTTTAGAGCGGCGGGTGATCGATCGCAGTCAGTTAATATTAGACATCTTTGCTAGCCGTGCAAGAACGAAGGAAGGAAAGCTTCAAGTAGAACTTGCCCAGCTGCAATATTTATTACCGAGGCTCGCTGGGCAAGGAACGGAGCTTTCGAGGCTTGGTGGGGGGATTGGTACACGAGGTCCCGGGGAAACGAAGCTCGAGTCAGACCGCCGTCATATTCAGCGCCGGATTGATGATATTAAGCGCCGTTTGCAAACTGTTGTTAAACAGCGGAATCAATATCGGAAAAGGCGTGAAGATAATTATGCGTTCCAAATAGCGATCGTAGGTTATACGAATGCCGGGAAATCCACGTTTTTTAACAAAGTAACAGACAGCGATTCATTTGAAGAAGACTTACTGTTTGCTACCCTTGACCCTTTAACGCGGCAAGTCAGCCTTCCTTCTGGATTTAAGGCGTTGATTTCCGATACGGTTGGTTTTATTCAGGATTTGCCGACAACATTAATTGCAGCTTTCCGTTCAACATTAGAAGAAGTAACGGAAGCTGACTTTATCATTCATATGGTCGATGCTTCCCATCCTGATCACGAAGAACAGGAAAAAACGGTCGGCAAGTTGCTCAGAGACTTACAGGCAGATCATTTGCCGACACTTACTGTTTACAATAAAAAAGATTTACTTCGTGATGATTTTATACCTAGTACGTTTCCATCACTCTCTGTAAGTGTGCATGATCGCATTGATATAAAGCGTATCCTTGATAAAGTAGAAGAAGTACTTAAAGAGGAATGGTATGAATACAGCTTATTCATTCCTGCTTCCCAAGGTAAACGTCTGCAACAATTCAAGAGTGGGAGCATTGTAACAACGATAAAATTTCACGAAGATAGAGAAGGGTACGCTTTGCATGGGTATATCCATCCTGAACACCCTCTAAAAAACAAGATATTACAATAG
- a CDS encoding AAA family ATPase, translating to MYPQAKAARPGTINIVLNDAKGKADAVNSPSVKGKHMAPFRKIDQYFNPIIGMQELKVRVKEIYAQVLIAQKRKDLGLKSNGQVLHMIFKGNPGTGKTTIARMVATLFQEMEVLEKGHFIEADRSDLVGEYIGHTAQKTKDLIKKAIGGVLFIDEAYSLARGGDKDFGKEAIDTIVKCMEDHHDELVIILAGYPYEMDDFLNINPGLASRFPIQLEFDDYSAKELSAIADVMVQDRDYVFSPQASKKLYEHLVTVCYQSQHNFSNARYVRNVIEEAIRKHAYRVAGSSDHERTTLITLEAEDFQQINEKTNYH from the coding sequence GTGTATCCACAAGCAAAAGCGGCGCGCCCGGGAACGATTAACATTGTATTAAACGATGCAAAAGGGAAGGCTGATGCCGTAAATTCTCCTTCTGTCAAAGGGAAGCATATGGCACCTTTTCGCAAAATTGACCAATACTTTAACCCGATTATAGGGATGCAGGAATTGAAAGTCCGTGTAAAAGAGATCTATGCTCAAGTACTCATTGCTCAGAAAAGAAAGGATTTGGGCTTGAAGTCAAATGGTCAAGTGTTACACATGATCTTTAAAGGTAACCCTGGAACGGGAAAGACGACGATTGCTCGAATGGTTGCTACACTATTTCAGGAGATGGAAGTATTAGAAAAAGGACATTTTATTGAGGCTGACCGCAGTGATCTCGTTGGTGAATATATTGGTCATACCGCTCAAAAAACAAAAGATTTAATAAAGAAGGCAATTGGCGGCGTATTATTTATCGATGAAGCCTATTCCCTGGCCAGGGGCGGCGATAAAGACTTTGGCAAGGAAGCCATTGATACCATCGTTAAGTGTATGGAGGATCATCATGATGAACTGGTGATTATCTTGGCTGGCTATCCGTATGAAATGGACGATTTTCTGAATATAAATCCAGGTTTAGCTTCACGTTTCCCTATCCAACTTGAATTTGATGATTATTCAGCGAAGGAATTATCTGCCATTGCAGATGTCATGGTGCAAGATAGGGATTATGTATTTTCTCCTCAGGCAAGTAAGAAATTATACGAACATTTAGTGACTGTTTGTTACCAATCGCAGCATAATTTTTCAAATGCGAGATATGTTAGGAATGTAATCGAAGAAGCGATACGAAAACATGCCTATAGAGTGGCTGGGAGTTCGGACCATGAAAGAACAACCTTGATTACGCTTGAGGCGGAAGATTTTCAACAAATAAATGAAAAAACTAACTATCATTAA
- a CDS encoding DUF5683 domain-containing protein yields the protein MKNGNYKSPISALLWSMAFPGLGQLYNKEYVIGLVFIGLEVYFNLMSNINMSLIYTFKWELHKALAVANIKWGLFYPSIYAFAMWDAFNKAKNINHTLDIKNGSSTMAEKRTYYTGLFFGLVVGMVFGLSINFLISPVLSGISTGIVGAILGNLIENLYIKHRKR from the coding sequence ATGAAAAATGGCAACTATAAATCTCCCATATCAGCATTATTATGGTCAATGGCTTTTCCAGGTTTGGGGCAGTTATATAATAAAGAGTATGTAATAGGACTTGTTTTCATTGGACTAGAAGTTTACTTCAATCTGATGTCTAACATAAATATGTCTCTTATTTATACCTTTAAATGGGAGCTACATAAAGCCTTAGCAGTAGCTAACATTAAATGGGGGCTTTTTTACCCCTCTATATATGCCTTTGCAATGTGGGATGCCTTCAATAAAGCAAAGAACATCAATCATACCCTTGATATTAAAAATGGTAGTTCAACTATGGCTGAAAAAAGAACTTACTACACAGGGTTATTTTTTGGGCTAGTCGTTGGTATGGTTTTTGGCTTGAGTATTAATTTTCTAATTAGTCCAGTGTTAAGTGGCATTTCAACTGGTATCGTTGGGGCAATTTTGGGAAACCTCATTGAAAATTTGTATATTAAACACAGAAAGAGATAG
- a CDS encoding CBO0543 family protein translates to MSIEHVILLTVWIVAFSALLILIPKDKILHALVAFHIKQCITWLFGIIVVEMRLIKYPVRLFDYATKASFTFEFFAYPAICAIFNVYYPEGKNKIAKFGYYALYTSVITVIEVILEINTNLIEYIHWSWYWTWITLFVTFFLARSYYKWFFKRIYSNTGDAE, encoded by the coding sequence ATGTCCATAGAACATGTTATTTTATTAACGGTTTGGATAGTAGCTTTCTCTGCCCTCTTAATACTCATTCCAAAAGATAAGATTCTTCATGCCTTAGTAGCCTTTCATATTAAGCAGTGTATAACATGGTTGTTTGGTATTATTGTTGTTGAGATGAGGCTGATTAAATATCCTGTCAGGTTGTTTGATTATGCAACCAAGGCAAGTTTTACTTTTGAATTTTTTGCATACCCTGCAATCTGTGCCATCTTTAATGTTTATTATCCAGAAGGAAAAAATAAAATAGCTAAATTTGGTTACTATGCTCTATATACTTCAGTCATTACAGTCATTGAGGTAATACTTGAAATAAATACTAATTTAATTGAGTATATCCATTGGTCTTGGTACTGGACTTGGATAACTTTATTTGTAACATTCTTTTTGGCACGTTCATATTATAAATGGTTCTTTAAGAGAATATATTCAAACACTGGAGATGCAGAATAA
- a CDS encoding recombinase family protein: MLFGYARVSTKDQNLHMQFDALKQYGLEEKNIYSEKITGTKQDRPAFSEMIKYLREGDTVVVYKLDRIGRSTKHLVDLINDFQDKGINFVSINENIDTTTAMGKLVFTIFSGLAQFERDIISERTKSGLDAARARGRKGGRPKKDQSKLDMAFRMYDSKEYSIQEILDATGVSRATFYRYLSKKG, encoded by the coding sequence ATGTTATTTGGATATGCTCGGGTCAGTACAAAAGATCAAAATTTACATATGCAGTTTGACGCGTTAAAGCAATATGGATTAGAAGAGAAAAATATTTACTCAGAAAAAATCACGGGAACGAAACAAGATCGGCCGGCATTTTCGGAAATGATTAAATATCTACGTGAAGGAGATACGGTGGTTGTTTATAAACTCGATCGAATTGGTCGTAGCACAAAACATTTGGTGGACCTAATCAATGACTTCCAGGATAAGGGCATTAACTTTGTTTCTATTAATGAAAATATCGATACGACCACAGCAATGGGGAAGCTGGTCTTTACGATCTTCAGTGGTCTGGCTCAGTTTGAGCGTGACATTATCTCAGAGAGAACCAAATCAGGATTGGATGCAGCGAGAGCACGTGGAAGAAAAGGTGGCCGACCAAAAAAAGACCAATCCAAGTTGGATATGGCCTTTCGGATGTATGACAGTAAGGAATATAGTATTCAGGAGATCTTGGATGCTACTGGTGTAAGCAGAGCCACATTTTATCGTTACCTTTCTAAGAAGGGGTAA
- a CDS encoding DUF4269 domain-containing protein: MPLSYIGIDLEKSDLDIIMEVTDLKLFEKKLNNLYGNKTSFPKERL, encoded by the coding sequence ATTCCTTTAAGTTATATTGGTATTGATTTAGAAAAATCTGATTTAGACATTATCATGGAAGTAACCGATTTAAAGCTGTTTGAAAAAAAGCTAAACAACCTTTATGGAAACAAAACTAGCTTTCCTAAAGAACGACTATAA